The following are from one region of the Strix uralensis isolate ZFMK-TIS-50842 chromosome 4, bStrUra1, whole genome shotgun sequence genome:
- the DNAL1 gene encoding dynein axonemal light chain 1 isoform X4 — MAKATTIKEALAKWEEKNGQKASEAKEVKLYGQIPPVERMDESLSTLVNCEKLSLSTNCIERIANLNSLKNLRILSLGRNNIKNLNGLEAVADTLEELWISYNFIEKLRGIRVMKKLKVLYMSNNLVKDWAEFVRLAELPLLEDLVFVGNPLQEKYASDQKNNWIEEATKRVPTLKKLDGILVIKQEEDEEGAN; from the exons ATG gcAAAAGCTACAACTATCAAAGAAGCTCTAGCCAAATGG gaagaaaaaaatggccAGAAGGCTTCAGAGGCAAAGGAGGTGAAACTGTATGGTCAAATTCCTCCTGTAGAGAGGATGGATGAATCTCTCTCCACGCTTGTTAACTGCGA GAAACTATCACTGTCTACGAACTGCATTGAAAGAATCGCCAACTTGAACAGCCTAA AAAATTTGAGGATTCTGTCTTTGGGAAGAAATAACATAAAGAACTTGAATGGATTG GAGGCAGTTGCAGATACTTTAGAGGAGCTGTGGATCTCCTACAACTTCATTGAGAAACTGAGGGGTATCCGTGTAATGAAGAAGCTGAAGGTTCTTTATATGTCAAATAATTTGGTGAAAGACTGGG CAGAGTTTGTGAGACTGGCAGAGCTGCCATTACTAGAGGATCTGGTGTTTGTAGGCAATCCACTACAAGAGAAATATGCCTCTGATCAGAAGAACAATTGGATTGAAGAAGCAACCAAACGGGTACCCACGCTGAAAAAGCTGGATG gTATCCTAGTTATTAAacaagaagaagatgaagaaggagCAAACTGA
- the DNAL1 gene encoding dynein axonemal light chain 1 isoform X5, with protein MDESLSTLVNCEKLSLSTNCIERIANLNSLKNLRILSLGRNNIKNLNGLEAVADTLEELWISYNFIEKLRGIRVMKKLKVLYMSNNLVKDWAEFVRLAELPLLEDLVFVGNPLQEKYASDQKNNWIEEATKRVPTLKKLDGILVIKQEEDEEGAN; from the exons ATGGATGAATCTCTCTCCACGCTTGTTAACTGCGA GAAACTATCACTGTCTACGAACTGCATTGAAAGAATCGCCAACTTGAACAGCCTAA AAAATTTGAGGATTCTGTCTTTGGGAAGAAATAACATAAAGAACTTGAATGGATTG GAGGCAGTTGCAGATACTTTAGAGGAGCTGTGGATCTCCTACAACTTCATTGAGAAACTGAGGGGTATCCGTGTAATGAAGAAGCTGAAGGTTCTTTATATGTCAAATAATTTGGTGAAAGACTGGG CAGAGTTTGTGAGACTGGCAGAGCTGCCATTACTAGAGGATCTGGTGTTTGTAGGCAATCCACTACAAGAGAAATATGCCTCTGATCAGAAGAACAATTGGATTGAAGAAGCAACCAAACGGGTACCCACGCTGAAAAAGCTGGATG gTATCCTAGTTATTAAacaagaagaagatgaagaaggagCAAACTGA
- the DNAL1 gene encoding dynein axonemal light chain 1 isoform X1, producing MGLSVWPRVSMTARCGCLRARRPRPAVSVALRMRGRRLGHSNRSVNGSNGNGKSYNYQRSSSQMEKNGQKASEAKEVKLYGQIPPVERMDESLSTLVNCEKLSLSTNCIERIANLNSLKNLRILSLGRNNIKNLNGLEAVADTLEELWISYNFIEKLRGIRVMKKLKVLYMSNNLVKDWAEFVRLAELPLLEDLVFVGNPLQEKYASDQKNNWIEEATKRVPTLKKLDGILVIKQEEDEEGAN from the exons ATGGGACTTTCTGTGTGGCCGCGCGTCTCTATGACCGCCAGGTGTGGTTGCCTTCGCGctcgccgcccccgccccgccgtgtCGGTGGCGCTGCGCATGCGCGGGAGGCGGCTGGGCCATAGCAACCGGAGCGTTAACGGTAGCAACGGCAATG gcAAAAGCTACAACTATCAAAGAAGCTCTAGCCAAATGG aaaaaaatggccAGAAGGCTTCAGAGGCAAAGGAGGTGAAACTGTATGGTCAAATTCCTCCTGTAGAGAGGATGGATGAATCTCTCTCCACGCTTGTTAACTGCGA GAAACTATCACTGTCTACGAACTGCATTGAAAGAATCGCCAACTTGAACAGCCTAA AAAATTTGAGGATTCTGTCTTTGGGAAGAAATAACATAAAGAACTTGAATGGATTG GAGGCAGTTGCAGATACTTTAGAGGAGCTGTGGATCTCCTACAACTTCATTGAGAAACTGAGGGGTATCCGTGTAATGAAGAAGCTGAAGGTTCTTTATATGTCAAATAATTTGGTGAAAGACTGGG CAGAGTTTGTGAGACTGGCAGAGCTGCCATTACTAGAGGATCTGGTGTTTGTAGGCAATCCACTACAAGAGAAATATGCCTCTGATCAGAAGAACAATTGGATTGAAGAAGCAACCAAACGGGTACCCACGCTGAAAAAGCTGGATG gTATCCTAGTTATTAAacaagaagaagatgaagaaggagCAAACTGA
- the DNAL1 gene encoding dynein axonemal light chain 1 isoform X3 encodes MGLSVWPRVSMTARCGCLRARRPRPAVSVALRMRGRRLGHSNRSVNGSNGNGKSYNYQRSSSQMEKNGQKASEAKEVKLYGQIPPVERMDESLSTLVNCEKLSLSTNCIERIANLNSLKNLRILSLGRNNIKNLNGLEAVADTLEELWISYNFIEKLRGIRVMKKLKVLYMSNNLVKDWGNPLQEKYASDQKNNWIEEATKRVPTLKKLDGILVIKQEEDEEGAN; translated from the exons ATGGGACTTTCTGTGTGGCCGCGCGTCTCTATGACCGCCAGGTGTGGTTGCCTTCGCGctcgccgcccccgccccgccgtgtCGGTGGCGCTGCGCATGCGCGGGAGGCGGCTGGGCCATAGCAACCGGAGCGTTAACGGTAGCAACGGCAATG gcAAAAGCTACAACTATCAAAGAAGCTCTAGCCAAATGG aaaaaaatggccAGAAGGCTTCAGAGGCAAAGGAGGTGAAACTGTATGGTCAAATTCCTCCTGTAGAGAGGATGGATGAATCTCTCTCCACGCTTGTTAACTGCGA GAAACTATCACTGTCTACGAACTGCATTGAAAGAATCGCCAACTTGAACAGCCTAA AAAATTTGAGGATTCTGTCTTTGGGAAGAAATAACATAAAGAACTTGAATGGATTG GAGGCAGTTGCAGATACTTTAGAGGAGCTGTGGATCTCCTACAACTTCATTGAGAAACTGAGGGGTATCCGTGTAATGAAGAAGCTGAAGGTTCTTTATATGTCAAATAATTTGGTGAAAGACTGGG GCAATCCACTACAAGAGAAATATGCCTCTGATCAGAAGAACAATTGGATTGAAGAAGCAACCAAACGGGTACCCACGCTGAAAAAGCTGGATG gTATCCTAGTTATTAAacaagaagaagatgaagaaggagCAAACTGA
- the DNAL1 gene encoding dynein axonemal light chain 1 isoform X2, with translation MGLSVWPRVSMTARCGCLRARRPRPAVSVALRMRGRRLGHSNRSVNGSNGNGKSYNYQRSSSQMEKNGQKASEAKEVKLYGQIPPVERMDESLSTLVNCEKLSLSTNCIERIANLNSLKNLRILSLGRNNIKNLNGLEAVADTLEELWISYNFIEKLRGIRVMKKLKVLYMSNNLVKDWAEFVRLAELPLLEDLVFVGNPLQEKYASDQKNNWIEEATKRVPTLKKLDDFFPLFFPLRYPSY, from the exons ATGGGACTTTCTGTGTGGCCGCGCGTCTCTATGACCGCCAGGTGTGGTTGCCTTCGCGctcgccgcccccgccccgccgtgtCGGTGGCGCTGCGCATGCGCGGGAGGCGGCTGGGCCATAGCAACCGGAGCGTTAACGGTAGCAACGGCAATG gcAAAAGCTACAACTATCAAAGAAGCTCTAGCCAAATGG aaaaaaatggccAGAAGGCTTCAGAGGCAAAGGAGGTGAAACTGTATGGTCAAATTCCTCCTGTAGAGAGGATGGATGAATCTCTCTCCACGCTTGTTAACTGCGA GAAACTATCACTGTCTACGAACTGCATTGAAAGAATCGCCAACTTGAACAGCCTAA AAAATTTGAGGATTCTGTCTTTGGGAAGAAATAACATAAAGAACTTGAATGGATTG GAGGCAGTTGCAGATACTTTAGAGGAGCTGTGGATCTCCTACAACTTCATTGAGAAACTGAGGGGTATCCGTGTAATGAAGAAGCTGAAGGTTCTTTATATGTCAAATAATTTGGTGAAAGACTGGG CAGAGTTTGTGAGACTGGCAGAGCTGCCATTACTAGAGGATCTGGTGTTTGTAGGCAATCCACTACAAGAGAAATATGCCTCTGATCAGAAGAACAATTGGATTGAAGAAGCAACCAAACGGGTACCCACGCTGAAAAAGCTGGATG atttttttcctctcttttttcctcttaggTATCCTAGTTATTAA
- the LOC141943166 gene encoding acyl-coenzyme A thioesterase 5-like, with translation MWRAVAAASAPARALCRAPPRAVSVAVSPTAGLADERVETRVAGLGPGQPVTLRAVAADERGCLFQSCAHYWADSRGQLHLGTDASHGGDYTGVEPMGLFWSLAPAGMERPYQRLVPRSTGTPLKVEVLVHQGHSLPGALPGPVVAKAEVERWFTAPGVRRIRLKEGGVRGSLFLPPGDGPFPGVIDMYGDEGGLIEFRSSLLATRGFAALSLPYFDFEDLPKVMKEFNLEYFEEAARFLRRHPKVKGPGVGVIGTGKGAELALSMITFLPEVVAAVCISGCSSNTVADLHYGEMTLPGLRFDMNKVSVSDAGVFDIFEALDDPMNPANSPCTIPIEKAEGHFLLVVGEDDRMWKSSLYAELVIGRLRQHGKENFKLLSYPGAGHRIDPPSTPFCQVAMDRVLGVPVLGGGESKAHAHAQEHSWRKIQEFLHLHLG, from the exons ATGTGGAGAGCGGTggccgccgcctcggccccggCGCGGGCCCTGtgccgcgccccgccgcgggccgTAAGCGTGGCCGTGTCCCCCACCGCCGGCCTGGCGGACGAGCGGGTGGAGACGCGGGTggcggggctgggcccggggcAGCCGGTGACCCTGCGGGCGGTGGCGGCCGATGAGCGCGGCTGCCTCTTCCAGTCGTGCGCGCACTACTGGGCGGACAGCCGCGGACAGCTGCACCTGGGCACGGACGCCTCGCACGGCGGGGACTACACCGGCGTGGAGCCCATGGGGCTCTTCTGGAGCCTCGCCCCCGCCGGCATGGAGAGGCCGTACCAGCGGCTGGTGCCCCGCAGCACCGGCACCCCGCTGAAGGTAGAGGTGCTGGTCCACCAGGGCCACAGCCTGCCCGGCGCCCTCCCCGGGCCGGTGGTGGCCAAGGCCGAGGTGGAAAGGTGGTTCACGGCCCCCGGCGTGCGGAGGATCCGCCTGAAGGAGGGAGGCGTACGAGGCTCCCTCTTCCTGCCGCCGG GGGATGGCCCCTTTCCAGGAGTGATTGACATGTATGGTGATGAAGGAGGTTTGATTGAATTCAGATCCAGTCTCCTGGCTACCCGTGGTTTTGCTGCGCTTTCTCTGCCATATTTTGATTTTGAAGATCTGCCTAAGGTCATGAAAGAATTCAATCTCGAGTACTTTGAGGAGGCAGCTAGATTCCTACGGCGCCACCCAAAG GTGAAGGGACCAGGAGTTGGAGTGATTGGGACTGGGAAAGGGGCAGAATTAGCCCTCTCCATGATCACCTTCCTGCCAGAAGTAGTGGCTGCTGTCTGTATCTCTGGATGTAGTTCAAACACAGTTGCAGACCTCCATTATGGTGAGATGACTCTGCCTGGGCTGCGTTTTGATATGAATAAGGTCAGTGTTTCTGACGCTGGCGTATTTGACATTTTTGAAGCTCTGGATGACCCAATGAATCCTGCTAATTCTCCCTGCACAATTCCCATTGAAAAAGCAGAAGGTCACTTTCTCTTAGTGGTAGGGGAAGATGATCGTATGTGGAAGAGCTCCTTATATGCTGAGCTGGTTATCGGGCGTCTACGCCAGCatgggaaagaaaactttaaactCTTGAGTTATCCAGGAGCAGGTCACCGAATTGATCCTCCTTCTACTCCATTTTGTCAGGTAGCTATGGATCGTGTTCTGGGGGTGCCTGTTCTTGGGGGTGGAGAGAGCAAAGCACATGCGCATGCACAGGAGCACTCCTGGAGAAAGATTCAGGAGTTTTTGCACTTGCATTTGGGATGA